TGCCATGGCAGCCAAGAAGAACCGCTGCCAGGTGAAGCAGGTGAACGGGCGCGTTCGTGTCAGGGGTCCACGCAGCCAGAAACAGAAACAGCGCATGAGACAGTTGCGGCAGAAGCGGGAGGCAGCAGCCAGACGCAAACCGGACGTGCTCCAGGACAGCAGCACCAGCGACAGTGACATCACAGCCCACTCTTCATCATCATCGCCATTAACCGCCTCGTCTGACAATGAGGGCGAGACAATCAACTCTCATGCACCAGGTAAGCGTACAAACCCGAACACAGAGAATGTAGTCTACAACTAGACTGACTTTAGTCtagtgttaaaggggtcatatggtgcgaatatgagtttttctgtgtctttgatgtgttgcccatgcatgtattagacacgtaaaattgcagaaatgaaagtgtgggaacaaaagatgcgttctatctaaaagcgaatgctcacccagacctgcctgaaatgcctcgtgtatccacacccccacaaatctacgtcagttcgtggtatgagttgactaagaccgcccaaatgtatacgcaagtaaggtgggcgtacctgtcagtacaattaccatatttggaacttCAGGTTCCAAAtcaagaggcgttacatttccgtgaaacgcttgcagtattcgaccaatcactacgcactggttaactggccaatcatagcacacctcgctttttagagccatgagctttgttaaaaatctgcgtgtttcagagaggcggggcaaagaggagatacaaacatgcacggtatgtggaaaatacagcgtttttgaaccttaaattgtgtagacacattgcattacatgtaaaacaaacgataatattcgttttagccgtgtcatttgacccctttaaaaactgATGCATCTTGATTCTCAAAACGATTCTGGATCGATTCACAAAAATTCACAgtttgattttttaaaatgttaacaatTCTTTTTAATGCAAAAGTGAATACATACAGGACTGACAATCACACTATGGAGTGTTTTAAAAGTGGCCTTTTTTTATTCTTGTGCAAGCACACAGAAATCCTTTACTGAACCACTCACTTGACAAACGTTTTGATTTTTAACACCGCTTCCGATTCAAAGCTGTAACTTTAAGAAtcgtataaatgtatagatgCGTTGAGAATCGTTTCAGAATCAAATGATGAAGAATATCTAATCTTCCCTCCACTTGTTCTAAAACAATGCAACACATGTAGTGCATGTCGAAAATGTCAAAGTGATTGGCCCGTAGAGTCCAGTCGCACATCAGTCACgtcatttaaacaaacacactcacCAATCAGTGCCCGTGTTAgagtgcatgcatgtgtgttgaCTGACCTCATATTTAAAATGTCACGTAAGGACAACTTTTCCCTTTTACAAATGATGACCACCATCTAGATCAGCACATCCCTTAACATATACAAAACAAAGTCCTTATGATTATACCAGATCTGAATGAATGGCTTTTCTTCCAGGGCACATTTGAGTATTATAAAGTTTCCTTATTGTGCCTTTGGTTGTCTTGATGTTGTGTTTTAATATCTGTTTTAATGTGACCATGTCATGTGCAGTATTctgttatttgtatgttttgtgcaTAGTAAATACTTCTCATTCAGGTCTTTCTTTTATATAAGATCTCTAACTACAAAGGCCGCCAGAGGGCGCTGTGCTTTCAGGGGGTCACGCTGGTGACACACCAGGTCTTTAACCATTGCATCTCTGATCATGATTGCAGCATTTACTGCGTCCAGTTGTGATATTATTAGGAATGGGTCAGGATGGTCATCCAGCTAGTTGGTTCAGTTGACTAGTTCATAtgcatttgttgtatttttagctttttattttataatgcagTGGTACCTTTTAAGCTTATGCATTTAATAGTAAGCACGACTTAAAACACCACTTGTGTAACAAAATCACTTCGTTCACTAATTAATTATCGTCAATAACTGCTGCACTGTGAGGCATGTTATTGTGTGTAATCTGCAGGCCTCTGATTTGTTTGTAAAGACTTTGAGGCTATTTGTATGCTAGATATCTGTTACCGTATTAAATGGCTACGTTAAAGTGTACATATATCGCTAAAACTAAATAGTCTAGTTTATGTTGTGCTTTGCAGAATACTCATAGTTTTAAAGCAACGTACTGTTATTTAAGGTATTGACCGTgtcttaaagctgcaatctgtagcTTCGTTTGggttaaaaaaaaagaagttttTTAGCAAATGCATAAAGCTATGATTTACTAACTAACTATCTTCTAACCTTATCTTAATTCACAACGCTTTAACTCacggtcacacttgacttttctcTCCGTTGACTTCTGTTCATACGCATGCGAATTCGAGAGACCAGAAATGCAAGCCCGTCCAAAGACATTTCACTGCGTAGAAAAGATCAAGTTtgttgaactctgacctgcgaattcacGTCGCGTtagtgcgtgagaccaatagaagataaaaacgtcacagcgtgacctctcggtacagaaatgtaaaagatggagGGATCCCTATTTTTGCAGCACCGTCCGAACAAatttcgcatgctcaaagtctaATCTTACCGCGGCATTAGTCGTAGATgtcgatagagaggcaaaaagGTATGTATTGCAGCTTTAACAATTTTTACAATTAACAATAACATTTGCATTGAGAAGTCAAGTTTTCTTGAAGTGACATCTGATAGATTAGTCCAGACAGCTGTTCACTAGCTTGCTCTTCTATCTTCACTTGCTTTTCTGGGGGTTTACTGGGTAAAAATGTTGCTCTCTCTTGCTCTGTGATCTGTACGGCCTTCTGTAGTCACGCGATCATTGGTGATCTGTATTCAGAATGCACTGCGAGAGCTGCATGACGTGTTCCCAGCATGCTCGCCGGTGTGCACGCAATAACGCCGCCACTTTCTGCATTCCTGTTTGTCTGACGTCTCTCTCTCGGCACTGCCGTCTGTCTTTAAGCTGGTCACCGCCGAGCCGAGAGTTCCGGAGCTTCAGCGCGTGGACTGGGCCAACTCGACTTGGGTGTGGCCGGCGGCAGTCTGGGCGGAGTCTTGGAGGAAGCGCTCACACGATTCGCCGCCATGCAAAGACAGACCGAGGAGCGCTTTCGCGTGTGGATGGACAGACTCACCCGGATGCACTCCGACGATGACCTGTCATCCAGCGAAACCCAGGAGGGGCGGAGCCACGTTAGCTCGTTCCTGCCATCGTCGGAGTCACAGGAGACTTTGGCGGCCTATCAGATGGCCCGAATGAATGCCAGCATGGTCCCACCGACACAGACTGCCAGCCTCAATGGAAGCGTGGACCCTGCCGAGCCGACCGTTTAAGCAACATTACCAGCCCAGAAGTCCTGTGCCGACTCGATTTGACCACTCTTTAGTGGAGACTCAGAACCATGCACAAACGTTTTCTTTATTCTCATTAAATCATCCTAACTCTCACTTATGTTCTGCTCTCTTATGTACATTTCTCTTTGaaggaaaacatttaaattctgccatttactcacgctcaaaCCCATGTGACTAACCTTCCTCCATTAAATACAAATTGTTTTGTGAGAAATATTCTGGCCGGTCCTCCCTTGAACTGAAAGTAAGTGGGGACTGGATATTTCAAGCTCACAAAAGTTTGGTAAGAGTCATCCATATGACTTTTGTGCTGAAGGTTTGTGTGGGAAACTGACCaaaatttaagtcatttttcaataattattCACCAGTTTCTTGTCTCGTCTCTGAAATGTTCGTGAACTGCAAAAACTTATTTTGGACCGTTTCCCGCACAAAGCTTATGAGTTGCGTTTTGAAAGAGCTTGATGACTTTACTCCCCATTTGGTAAGTTTGAGGTAAACTAACCCTTTAACTTTATCTGTGTCtcgtttttcttattttgtagTCACATCTCAGGGCGCCTCCACAGTCAGTGCCTTCGTGAGCTCTTTTCTTTGCGAGAGCGAGCCGGTTCTTCCATTCAGCTGGAGTTGAATCgttttagtgaatcatttaaaggaATCATTTGTCTTCCCCGTAGAATGATGACGTTAACGTGTGACCGACAAGATGGTTCTCCTAAAGACTGCTGAAGTTTTGCCTTGACTgccatgttgtgtgtgtgtgtgtccttatCCCCGTTCATCTAGAACCCTTAGACCGGCACGTTTACCAAAGAACTCCTCTACTACTCTTGTTTGCATTGTGGCTTGTTCTTGAAGGTTCTTATTTAAACGCTGCTTCCAAAGCAGAACGTGCATGAAATTGGAGCGCTGTAATGTACTGACAGCCTGCACATTAGTTTCAGAGATGAACACTAACCTAGAGCTCACACAAAACGAGTATTTCAaactagggctgggtatcgattcaGGTGTTCCGATTCAATTTGACTTCGATTCtcaagctctcgattcgattGGATTCTCGATTCTTTTCAATGCATGCATACAGATAAAAATCATATAGATATTTCAGCAGTAAATATTGAATTACAAATGtgaattaatacaaataaatgaaaagccaCAAACGGGCAGTGTTTCCGCTAGGAATTTGTGGAGCTGTGGCGTTTGGTGATGTCACACGCTTATTAACATATTCGTGACGTCATAGTTTTTGAGTTGCAATTTCAGACTTGTTTCGCTTCTATTCTCTGAACgttctgtattttaatacagcttGTTGCCCAAAAAAGCAGTTCTCATTTACATATATCCTGTCATTCTGTTTCTGTCATGGTCTGACaaaatcaccacacacacacacacacacacacacacgcgcgcgaaATAGCTAGCAACAACACAGCGCGTAGCCTCTATCTATATAATCGTGTGCTAATTTACAGACgaactgtgttcatgtttatatatcaaAGCAGTCGACATAACAGTAGCCAGGTTTCCTTTACCCTTCAAAATGCGCAAATTGAAATAGCGCATTGAAAATATGCCCAATGGAAACGCATCGATTTCGCAAAATAGTTCTCACGCTCATATGAGGTGTTTTTTCAGGCACTACGATAAAGGCATATTTcgcaaaactgcaatggaaacactttttgtcGTCTTTACAGGTCACGTGGTGTATAAATAAGCGGTATGGCCATTCGCGGTATGTTTTGAcagaacatttggaaagataggatgtaaggaattcacattaagtaatatCTTTTATGATGGCTCAAATGCAGGAAAATTAGATTTATTAGGAACAGTGaggtaatatgaaaatatataaggaaatatagacatttctctTCACTCTCATCACAGTTGGTGGCATTATATGCACTAAAGTTGGTTTGCAACCTGCCATACAATGTACAAATAGAAGTACGGCCAGAATTACTTACAAGTATAAGAATCAAATTACACTTTAATGGAAACGCAGTCATTCTGCGATATTGTCTTAATCGACATTTAGCAAACATCGCTTAAATTTTACTcaaatctgtaatggaaacctggctagtGACAGGTGTTTGGAAATGCCgtgttgtattattattaacaaatcGGCCGCAGTATGGTGAATAGAATGTGCCACTTCTCACTGGATAGAGTCACGATGCGAGAGAGACGAGCTCTGTACTTTCAACATTTTCTAAgtgaatgaattttaagtcttaaacaAAAAAGGCGCTAAGTTTGTCATCATGCGCTTCGTCTGAACGAAACATGACATGCTTACATCCGCCATGTTCATTTAGCAATGAATAAAGGATAGGCTCGCTGTTGTAACATCCCCGATGTAAAAccaaaagtgacatctagtggagaAGACTAGTAGTAGCAATAAGTTTCACGTTAATGATCTCTTACAGCATGTTCAAATCTTGtggaaaaatgaaagaaaaaaattgatTCATGACTTGAGGATCGATATTGA
The Triplophysa rosa linkage group LG19, Trosa_1v2, whole genome shotgun sequence genome window above contains:
- the ark2n gene encoding uncharacterized protein C18orf25 homolog isoform X1, with product MTDAQKANELPECPSEDGATAVEQDMPLRQETTPTSSPTCEEPNSIQSPDKEPAPLLSMPCLLKELHRDSAPGQMQETEPTSTTCPQEDSDSSVCLRSPSSSGHLGDSDTLSSAEEVATPTQAAGRKSRRSHSESDTSTVAMAAKKNRCQVKQVNGRVRVRGPRSQKQKQRMRQLRQKREAAARRKPDVLQDSSTSDSDITAHSSSSSPLTASSDNEGETINSHAPAGHRRAESSGASARGLGQLDLGVAGGSLGGVLEEALTRFAAMQRQTEERFRVWMDRLTRMHSDDDLSSSETQEGRSHVSSFLPSSESQETLAAYQMARMNASMVPPTQTASLNGSVDPAEPTV